A genome region from Macaca nemestrina isolate mMacNem1 chromosome 20, mMacNem.hap1, whole genome shotgun sequence includes the following:
- the LOC105496984 gene encoding putative killer cell immunoglobulin-like receptor-like protein KIR3DX1: protein MAPKLITLLCLGICLPARICTHAGGYDKFSLSAWPSPVVPLGGRVTLSCHSHLQFVIFTIFKRSGTRDHVLHTGLSNNITIDPVTPGHAGTYRCSGSYNHTTIRSAHSKSLKIVVTGLFTKPSISAHPSSLVHTGARVRLRCHSELAFDEFILYKEGNTQHSQQYGKMIQAGHHFSKAVFSMGPITPAHAGAYRCCGSFNRSRYMWSAPSDPLDIVITGKYKKPSLITRENAMAGPGDTVTLFCSSKIPFDKYHLSKKQEARGHWLSGGQSHNGIFQVDLPLCLVSPTSVGSYRCYGAFNESPYEWSAPSDTLQVPVTGIPESTCPTPMESTPETGSHPQDYTAGNLIRLGVAILVLVVVGVLLLESCTVRKKKTQTREEEEHKRKPFTI from the exons ATGGCCCCCAAACTCATCACCCTCCTGTGTCTAG GAATCTGCCTGCCTGCCAGGATCTGCACACACGCGG GTGGTTATGACAAGTTCTCCCTGTCAGCCTGGCCAAGCCCCGTGGTTCCCCTAGGAGGACGTGTGACTCTCTCCTGTCATTCCCATCTTCAGTTTGTCATATTTACAATATTCAAAAGATCTGGGACCCGGGACCATGTGTTGCACACCGGCCTTTCCAACAACATCACCATCGACCCTGTGACCCCAGGACACGCAGGGACCTACAGATGTTCTGGATCTTACAACCACACCACAATACGGTCAGCTCACAGCAAATCCCTGAAGATTGTGGTCACAG GCTTGTTCACAAAACCCTCCATCTCAGCGCACCCAAGCTCTCTGGTGCACACAGGAGCCAGAGTGAGGCTGCGCTGTCACTCAGAACTGGCATTTGATGAATTTATCTTATACAAAGAGGGGAACACACAGCATTCCCAGCAGTATGGTAAGATGATCCAGGCTGGCCACCACTTCTCCAAGGCTGTCTTTTCCATGGGTCCTATAACGCCTGCCCACGCAGGAGCCTACAGATGCTGTGGTTCTTTCAATCGCTCCCGCTACATGTGGTCGGCTCCCAGTGACCCCCTGGATATTGTGATCACAG gaaaatacaaaaagcccTCTCTCATTACCCGAGAGAACGCCATGGCAGGTCCGGGAGATACAGTGACGTTGTTCTGTAGCTCTAAGATCCCATTTGACAAGTATCATCTATCCAAGAAGCAGGAGGCCCGTGGTCACTGGCTCAGTGGAGGGCAGAGCCACAATGGAATATTCCAGGTCGACCTTCCTCTGTGCCTTGTGTCCCCAACCTCTGTTGGGAGCTACAGATGCTACGGTGCTTTCAATGAGTCTCCCTATGAGTGGTCAGCCCCCAGTGACACACTGCAAGTTCCTGTCACAG GAATCCCTGAGAGTACTTGCCCAACACCCATGGAATCAACCCCTGAAACTG GCTCACACCCCCAGGATTACACAGCAGGGAATCTTATCAGGCTGGGCGTGGCCATCTTGGTCCTGGTGGTCGTCGGAGTCCTGCTACTGGAGTCTTGcacagtcagaaaaaaaaaaacccaaacgcGAGAAGAAGAGGAACACAAGAGAAAACCATTCACCATTTAG